A stretch of the Lactuca sativa cultivar Salinas chromosome 9, Lsat_Salinas_v11, whole genome shotgun sequence genome encodes the following:
- the LOC111920555 gene encoding uncharacterized protein LOC111920555, with protein sequence MGANQYTRIDTLELKALFHKKLGQQRADKYFILLYKYLNCQLAKNNFLKFLILTIGRENLPLHNRLITSIVKNATLSKTPPPTFKKFTKSLNVKIARGQRNNLQSYVPSSPRKSRSPRDQKSKDRFSPLGPNGKSDFHQSPTELHSLGSRPPIEVLSVEDGEEVVSGSPGIQSRSPVTAPLGISLSKTRKSLYRASVHGPANASRAHMCQNNFELPDSRYLRGCLRQKLEGEGLSVSEDCANLLNVGLDAYLKRLIEPCISQARSRLGQSQSQSQSQTASVVNGPRVVSSVLDLSVAMECDPRRLGVDWSTQMEKLRFSTFEE encoded by the coding sequence ATGGGCGCGAATCAGTATACACGAATCGATACATTAGAGCTGAAAGCTCTTTTCCATAAAAAACTTGGACAACAAAGAGCCGATAAATACTTCATTCTACTCTACAAATACCTCAATTGCCAGCTTGCAAAGAACAACTTCCTCAAATTCTTGATCCTAACAATCGGTAGAGAAAATCTCCCTCTTCACAACCGATTAATCACTTCAATCGTAAAAAACGCCACTCTATCCAAAACCCCACCACCAACATTCAAAAAGTTCACAAAATCCCTCAATGTCAAGATTGCGAGGGGACAAAGGAACAATCTGCAGTCATATGTTCCTTCGTCCCCTCGCAAGAGCCGGTCCCCACGGGACCAGAAGTCAAAAGACCGTTTTAGCCCTCTCGGGCCAAACGGTAAATCCGATTTCCACCAAAGTCCAACCGAACTTCATTCTCTCGGTAGCCGACCGCCAATTGAGGTTCTATCGGTTGAAGACGGCGAAGAGGTTGTTTCCGGGAGCCCAGGGATTCAGAGCAGAAGCCCGGTTACAGCTCCTCTGGGTATTTCATTAAGCAAAACCCGAAAGAGCTTGTACCGGGCTTCTGTCCATGGGCCCGCGAACGCTTCGCGGGCCCATATGTGTCAGAACAATTTTGAATTGCCCGATAGTCGATACTTGAGGGGGTGTTTGAGACAAAAGTTGGAAGGTGAGGGGCTAAGTGTTTCGGAAGATTGTGCGAATTTGTTAAATGTTGGTTTGGATGCTTATTTGAAAAGATTGATCGAGCCTTGTATCAGTCAAGCCCGTTCAAGGCTTGGTCAatctcaaagtcaaagtcaaagtcaaactgctTCTGTTGTAAATGGGCCGAGGGTAGTTTCGTCTGTTTTGGATCTTAGTGTTGCGATGGAGTGTGATCCACGTAGACTTGGAGTTGACTGGTCAACGCAAATGGAGAAATTACGGTTTAGTACTTTTGAAGAataa
- the LOC111920554 gene encoding protein SYM1 yields the protein MNTSVLRNGNKVQNIWRSHSVSGSIGVPIHRSHVRREPQLSKAFYSRFPGRKTKDLEFSVPVRSISNKTNGKTLLASITNSAAIGWYLGMIKTRPILTKSITSALIYTAADFTSQTMTRSSSEAYDVIRTFRMAGYGMIILGPSLHFWFNFVSRVLPKQDLITIFKKMFMGQTIYGPIMTATFFSVNAALQGEKGKEIMARLKRDMLPTMINNVLYWPICDFITFRFVPVHLQPLVSNSFAYVWTIYITYMASLAKAGAN from the exons ATGAACACCAGCGTCCTAAGAAATGGCAACAAAGTTCAAAACATATGGAGAAGCCACTCTGTTTCGGGTTCAATCGGTGTTCCGATTCACAGAAGCCATGTCCGACGAGAACCCCAACTTTCCAAAGCTTTTTACTCCCGATTTCCTGGTCGAAAAACCAAAGATTTGGAATTTTCTGTTCCAGTTCGTAGTATTAGTAATAAGACCAATGGTAAAACGCTATTGGCTTCTATTACGAATAGTGCAGCAATTGGATGGTATTTGGGCATGATTAAAACCCGACCCATTCTTACTAAAAGCATCACATCCGCCCTCATTTACACTGCTGCTGATTTTACATCTCAG ACAATGACAAGGTCTTCTTCAGAGGCTTATGATGTGATAAGGACTTTTCGTATGGCTGGATATGGTATGATCATATTAGGTCCATCACTACATTTCTGGTTCAACTTTGTTTCAAGAGTTCTACCAAAACAGGATCTTATCACAATATTTAAAAAGATGTTCATGGGACAGACTATATATGGACCTATAATGACTGCCACTTTCTTCTCTGTCAATGCAGCCCTGCAAG GTGAAAAAGGCAAAGAAATTATGGCGAGATTAAAGCGAGACATGTTGCCGACAATGATCAATAACGTGTTATATTGGCCGATATGTGATTTTATCACCTTCAGATTCGTCCCCGTTCATTTGCAG CCACTGGTGAGCAACTCGTTTGCGTATGTATGGACGATTTACATCACATATATGGCCAGCTTAGCAAAAGCAGGCGCCAACTGA